A stretch of Pelecanus crispus isolate bPelCri1 chromosome 3, bPelCri1.pri, whole genome shotgun sequence DNA encodes these proteins:
- the KCNG3 gene encoding voltage-gated potassium channel regulatory subunit KCNG3 isoform X1, whose protein sequence is MNFGRGPSVVLNVGGTRYSFSREVLKDFPLRRVSRLHGCLSEQDVLEVCDDYDRERNEYFFDRHSEAFGFIMLYVRHGHLRFVPHMCELSFYNEMIYWGLEGSHLDYCCQRRLDDRMSETCTYYAAEEPPGQAAGGPEGKGRRPPGAEGGKWLERMRRTFEEPTSSVAAQVLATVSILFVIVSMVVLCASTLPEWRAPENRSVEEQSRYTAESVREPSGIIEAICIGWFTAECIVRFIVSKNKCEFVRRPLNIIDLLAITPYYISVLMTVFTGENSQLQRAGVTLRVLRMMRIFWVIKLARHFIGLQTLGLTLKRCYREMVMLLVFICVAMAIFSALSQLLENGLDLGTKNKDYASIPAACWWVIISMTTVGYGDMCPITVPGRILGGICVVSGIVLLALPITFIYHSFVQCYHELKFRSARYSRSLSAEFLN, encoded by the exons ATGAACTTTGGCCGCGGCCCCTCGGTGGTGTTGAACGTCGGGGGCACCCGGTACTCCTTCTCCCGGGAGGTGCTGAAGGATTTCCCGCTGCGGCGGGTGAGCCGCCTGCACGGCTGCCTCTCGGAGCAGGACGTGCTGGAGGTGTGCGACGACTACGACCGGGAGCGGAACGAGTACTTCTTCGACCGGCACTCGGAGGCCTTCGGCTTCATCATGCTGTACGTGCGGCACGGCCACCTGCGCTTCGTGCCGCACATGTGCGAGCTCTCCTTCTACAACGAGATGATCTACTGGGGGCTGGAGGGCTCCCACCTCGACTACTGCTGCCAGCGCCGCCTCGACGACCGCATGTCCGAGACGTGCACCTACTACGCGGCGGAGGAGCCGCCGGGGCAGGCGGCCGGCGGCCCCGAGGGCAagggccggcggccgccgggAGCCGAGGGCGGGAAGTGGCTGGAGAGGATGAGGAGGACTTTCGAGGAGCCCACGTCTTCCGTGGCCGCCCAGGTCCTGGCCACCGTCTCCATCCTCTTCGTCATCGTGTCCATGGTGGTGCTGTGCGCCAGCACCCTGCCCGAGTGGCGGGCGCCGGAGAACCGCAGCgtggaggagcagagcaggtacACAGCAGAGTCAGTGAGGGAGCCCTCAGG GATAATCGAAGCTATCTGCATAGGCTGGTTCACTGCAGAGTGCATTGTGAGGTTCATCGTCTCCAAAAACAAGTGTGAGTTTGTCAGAAGACCTCTCAACATCATTGATTTACTGGCAATTACTCCTTACTACATCTCTGTTCTAATGACAGTTTTCACAGGGGAAAATTCGCAGCTTCAGAGGGCTGGAGTCACCTTGAGGGTCTTAAGAATGATGAGGATTTTTTGGGTGATTAAACTGGCTCGTCATTTCATTGGCCTTCAAACACTTGGTCTGACTCTGAAGCGTTGTTACAGAGAGATGGTGATGCTACTTGTCTTTATCTGTGTTGCTATGGCAATTTTCAGTGCACTTTCCCAGCTTCTTGAAAATGGGCTGGACTTGGGAACAAAGAATAAGGATTATGCCAGCATTCCTGCTGCTTGTTGGTGGGTGATCATCTCGATGACCACAGTTGGTTATGGTGACATGTGTCCCATCACTGTACCAGGAAGGATTCTTGGAGGAATTTGTGTGGTTAGTGGCATTGTGTTATTAGCCTTGCCGATCACTTTCATTTATCACAGCTTTGTGCAATGTTACCATGAGCTCAAGTTCCGATCCGCTAGGTACAGTAGAAGCCTCTCTGCTGAGTTCTTAAATTGA
- the KCNG3 gene encoding voltage-gated potassium channel regulatory subunit KCNG3 isoform X2 produces the protein MNFGRGPSVVLNVGGTRYSFSREVLKDFPLRRVSRLHGCLSEQDVLEVCDDYDRERNEYFFDRHSEAFGFIMLYVRHGHLRFVPHMCELSFYNEMIYWGLEGSHLDYCCQRRLDDRMSETCTYYAAEEPPGQAAGGPEGKGRRPPGAEGGKWLERMRRTFEEPTSSVAAQVLATVSILFVIVSMVVLCASTLPEWRAPENRSVEEQSRIIEAICIGWFTAECIVRFIVSKNKCEFVRRPLNIIDLLAITPYYISVLMTVFTGENSQLQRAGVTLRVLRMMRIFWVIKLARHFIGLQTLGLTLKRCYREMVMLLVFICVAMAIFSALSQLLENGLDLGTKNKDYASIPAACWWVIISMTTVGYGDMCPITVPGRILGGICVVSGIVLLALPITFIYHSFVQCYHELKFRSARYSRSLSAEFLN, from the exons ATGAACTTTGGCCGCGGCCCCTCGGTGGTGTTGAACGTCGGGGGCACCCGGTACTCCTTCTCCCGGGAGGTGCTGAAGGATTTCCCGCTGCGGCGGGTGAGCCGCCTGCACGGCTGCCTCTCGGAGCAGGACGTGCTGGAGGTGTGCGACGACTACGACCGGGAGCGGAACGAGTACTTCTTCGACCGGCACTCGGAGGCCTTCGGCTTCATCATGCTGTACGTGCGGCACGGCCACCTGCGCTTCGTGCCGCACATGTGCGAGCTCTCCTTCTACAACGAGATGATCTACTGGGGGCTGGAGGGCTCCCACCTCGACTACTGCTGCCAGCGCCGCCTCGACGACCGCATGTCCGAGACGTGCACCTACTACGCGGCGGAGGAGCCGCCGGGGCAGGCGGCCGGCGGCCCCGAGGGCAagggccggcggccgccgggAGCCGAGGGCGGGAAGTGGCTGGAGAGGATGAGGAGGACTTTCGAGGAGCCCACGTCTTCCGTGGCCGCCCAGGTCCTGGCCACCGTCTCCATCCTCTTCGTCATCGTGTCCATGGTGGTGCTGTGCGCCAGCACCCTGCCCGAGTGGCGGGCGCCGGAGAACCGCAGCgtggaggagcagagcag GATAATCGAAGCTATCTGCATAGGCTGGTTCACTGCAGAGTGCATTGTGAGGTTCATCGTCTCCAAAAACAAGTGTGAGTTTGTCAGAAGACCTCTCAACATCATTGATTTACTGGCAATTACTCCTTACTACATCTCTGTTCTAATGACAGTTTTCACAGGGGAAAATTCGCAGCTTCAGAGGGCTGGAGTCACCTTGAGGGTCTTAAGAATGATGAGGATTTTTTGGGTGATTAAACTGGCTCGTCATTTCATTGGCCTTCAAACACTTGGTCTGACTCTGAAGCGTTGTTACAGAGAGATGGTGATGCTACTTGTCTTTATCTGTGTTGCTATGGCAATTTTCAGTGCACTTTCCCAGCTTCTTGAAAATGGGCTGGACTTGGGAACAAAGAATAAGGATTATGCCAGCATTCCTGCTGCTTGTTGGTGGGTGATCATCTCGATGACCACAGTTGGTTATGGTGACATGTGTCCCATCACTGTACCAGGAAGGATTCTTGGAGGAATTTGTGTGGTTAGTGGCATTGTGTTATTAGCCTTGCCGATCACTTTCATTTATCACAGCTTTGTGCAATGTTACCATGAGCTCAAGTTCCGATCCGCTAGGTACAGTAGAAGCCTCTCTGCTGAGTTCTTAAATTGA